The Poecile atricapillus isolate bPoeAtr1 unplaced genomic scaffold, bPoeAtr1.hap1 scaffold_277, whole genome shotgun sequence genome segment cccctctcTGGGGTATCCctggggatggttttggggtcccctctcTGGGGTATCCctggggatggttttggggtcccctctcCAGGATCTCCctggggatggttttggggtcccctctcCAGGGTCTCCctggggatggttttggggtgccctggggacagaaggggaggagggagcgggtgctgctgcaggttcATGTTTGTCACAGGCTGGCAGTgtcaccagtgccaccagtgccaccgcGGCCCCGCTGCCCTACGGGAGCGAGTCCATCACGGGGATCACGGAGTCCGAGTGGCGCACGCCAAAGGTCTGCCCTTGTTTGGTGGCCTGCGGGGGGACAGAGGCCGTGAGAAGGTGAggggctgtcccctgtccccagtccctgtccctgtccctatcCCTGTCCCATCTCTGTCCtggtccccatccctgtccccatccctgtccccatccctgtcccctgtccctgtccccatccccatccctgtccccgtccctgtcccggtgtcccctgtcccctgtccgtgtcccctgtcccatccctgtccccatccctgtccccatccctgtcccctgtccctgtccccatccctgtcccctgtccctgtccccatcccctgtcccggtgtcccctgtccctgtccctgtcacctgtccccatccctgtccctgtcccctgtccctatccctgtcgctgtcccctgtccctgtccctgtccctgtccctgtcccctgtcccctctccctgtcccctgtccctgtcccctgtccctgtccctgtcccctgtccctgtccctgtcgctgtcccctgtccctgtcccctgtccctgtccctgtcgctgtcccctgtcccctctccctgtccctgtccctgtcccctgtccctgtccctgtccccgtcgCTGTCCCTGtcgctgtcccctgtccctgtcccctctccctgtccctgtcccctgtccctgtcccctgtcccctctccctgtcgctgtcccctgtccctgtccctgtcgcTGTCACCTGTTTGGGGCTGTAGTCGCAGGGTCCGGGTGTTTTGGCGATGGGGACGGGGCGGCTCCTCCCGGCCATGGTGCAGCGGGGCGCCCGCGCCATGTAAACATCGGTGTCCACGGTCCTGTAATTGCTGGGTCCGGGGGTCTGCGGGGACAGGGGCGGGTGACGCGACCCCCCTGGGTACCCCACACCCTCGGCATCCCACCCACGGACCCCCGGcaccccacaccccacaccccccgagcaccccaaaacctcagcatcccacccacagacccccggCACCCCACACTCCACAGCCCCCgggcaccccaaaccctcagcATACCACCCACGGACCCCTGGCACCCCGATACCCTCAGCATCCCACCCACggacccccagcaccccacacCCCCCGGCCCCCTGGGTACCCCAAACCCTCGGCAtcccacccacagacccccggCACCCCACAGCCCCCGGCCCCCTGGGTACCCCGCACCCTCAGCAtcccacccacagacccccacCCCCCGGCCCCCTGTCACCCCCACCTCCCGGCCCCCTGGCACCCCagacccccagcaccccctaCCCCACAtccccctggcaccccaaaccctcagcACCCCACCCACAGACTCCCGGCACCCCCCACGCCCagcacccccccacccccccacccccctggcaccccaaaccctgagcatcccacccacagacccccccacaccccacacccccctgtcacccccagcccctcatcatcccacccacagacccccggcaccccccacGCCCagcaccccccaccccccacccccctggcaccccaaaccctgagcatcccacccccagacccccccacaccccacaccccccctgtcacccccagcccctcatcatcccacccacagacccccagcaccccccacccccagcaccccccggccccctggcaccccaaaccctcagcACCCCACCCACAAACCCCTGGCACCCCTCACACCCTCAGTACCCCACACCCCCCTgtcaccccaaatcctcatcATCCCACCCCCAGTACCCcacaccccccacccccagcacccccctggcaccccaaaccctcagcaccccacccacagacccccccacccccggcccccgggcacccccagcccccggcccccgggcaccccaaaaccctcagcaccccacccacagacccctggcacccccagcccctcatcatcccacccccagccccctggcaccccccagccccccagcccccagcccccggacaccccaaacccccagcaccccccacccccagacccctcggACACCCCGCTACCCTCAGCATcccacccccagacccccggcaccccccacCACACCCCCCTAGCACACCGATACCCTCATCATcccacccccagacccccacaccccccacccccagccccccagcccccagcccccagcccctgtgcACCTGCTCCCCCGCTCCCCCGTCTCCCACCCTCTCCCGGGGGTCGAAGAGGCTGCGCCGCCGCCCGGCCATGGAGTATTGGGGGGCCGATCTCTTGGTCACCAGGCGGGGCCCCATCACCGGGGGCAGCTCGTAGCTGGCagggcctggggagggggctcagatCAGGGGGCTTCACCCTCCcgacctggggagggggctcagatCAGGGGGCTTCACCctcccggggctggggagggggctcagatCAGGGGGCTTCACCctcccggggctggggagggggcgcaACTCAGGGGGCTTCACCctcccggggctggggagggggctcagccccGGGGTGTTGGAgtggggggctcagcccagcctgggggtgttggggagggggctcagcccagcctgggggtgttggggtggggggctcagcccagcctgggggtgttggggagggggcacagctCAGTCCCGGGGTGCTGGGGTGGGTgtggggctcagcccagcctgggggtgttggggagggggctcagcccagcctgggggtgttggggagggggctcagtccagcctgggggtgttggggagggtgctcagcccagcctgggggtgttggggagcccaggctgccccaggGGGATGGGggatcccagccccaggaggagATGGGGGGCCCAGGCCAGCCCCGGGGGAGTGTTGGGGGTCCCGGCCCAGGTGGGATAATGGGGGTCCCACCCCCGGGAGATGTTGGGGTTCCACCTCAGGGAGATGTTGGGGTCCCAGTCCAGGTGGGATGTTCGGGGTCCCACTCCAGGGAGATGTTGGGGTCCTACCCCAGGGAGATGTTGGGGTTCCACCTCGGGGAGAtgctgggggtcccagcccagggagaTGTTGGGGTCCCAGCCCAGATCCAGGGAGATATTGGGGGTCCCACCCCAGGCAGGATTTTGAGGGTCCCACTCCCGGAGATGTTGGGGGTCCCGGCCCAGGCGGGATGTCGGGGTCCCACCCCCGGGAGATGTGGGGGTCCCACCCCAGGCAGGATGTCGGGGTCCCACCCCGGGCGAGGTTGGGGTCCCACCCCCGGGCAATGTGGGGGTCCCACCCCGGGGAGATGTCGGGGTCCCACCTCAGGGAGATGTTGGGGTCCCAGCCCATCTCAGGTGGGATATTGGGGTCCCAGCCCAGACCCAGGGAGATATTGGGGGTCCCACCCCAGGCAGGATTTTGAGGGTCCCACCCCAGGCAGGATGTCGGGGTCCCACCCCGGGCGAGGTTGGGGTCCCACCCCCGGGCAATGTGGGGGTCCCACCCCAGAGAGAtgctgggggtcccagcccagGAGGGATGTTGGGGgtcccaccccaccccaggcAGGATGTCGGGGTCCCACCCCGGGCGATGTGGGGGTCCCACCCCAGGGAGATGTCGGGGTCCCACCCCAGAGAGAtgctgggggtcccagcccagGAGGGATGTTGGGGgtcccaccccaccccaggcAGGATGTCGGGGTCCCACCCCCGGGCGATGTGGGGGTCCCAGTCCAGCCCCCGGGCGATGTGGGGGTCCCACCCCAAGTGGAATGTGGGGGTCCCACCCCCTGGAGCCGTGGGGggtcccgtgtcccctccctcacctggcGTCTCCTGGGGTTTGTCGGGGCGGCCGCGGGGGATGAAGACGCAGGCGGGGCTGGAGGGCAGGGTGGCCCTGTTGGCGAGCTCCGGGTGATACTGAGCTGCGAGGGGCGAGTGGGGCTCAGCCGGGGCGAGCGGGGCTCAGCCGGGGCGAGCGGGGATCAGCGGGGGCGAGCGGGGCTCAGCCGGGGCGAGCGGGGATCAGCGGGGGCGAGCGGGGCTCAGCGGGGGCTCTGTCTCAGCCGGGGCGAGCCCGGCTGAGCCGGGGAGAGCCTGGGCGAGCGGGGCTGACCCGGGGCGAGCGGGGCTCAGCCGGGGCGAGCGGGGCTCAGCCGGGGCTCAGCCGGGGCTCAGCCGGGGCGAGCTCAGCCAGGGCGAGCCGGGCTCAGCCGGGGCTCAGCCGGGGCGAGCGGGGCTCAGCCGGGGCGAGCCGAGCTCAGCCGGGGCGAGCCTCGAGAGCCCCTCGGGGGGGTCCCGCCGCCCCCCACTCACCTGGCCCGGGGGTGCTGCTGACCCTGCGCTCAGCCCGGGGGTGCTGCTGACCCTGCGCTCCCGGGGGAGGCGGCCCATGGTGAAGGCGGGGGCTCGGTCGCGGCCCCGGGAGGTGAAACCGGTGGGCACCAAATATTGGGGTCCGGGCGAGCGAGGCTCCTCGGGGCGCCCCAGTTTCCTCCCGAAGCTGTAGGCGGGGGCTCGGCGGCTGGAGGGGTCTCTCTGCTCGGAACCTGCGGGCGCGGAGGGGCTCGGTGAAGACCCTGCGACCCCCGCCCCGCTCCTCACACTCCTCCCCGCACTCACCGATCCCCCCCGGGAGCCGGTACTTGGGCCCGGGGGTTCGGAACTGCACCGACACCGGAACCCGGGACCGGTGGGGTCTCCAGGGACCCACCGAGCTGTCGTGTGACATTGGGGGGGGGGTCTTCCGGAGCCCCCCAGCCCGTGCGAGCccccgctgccgctgctgctgccggcggTGGTGGCGGTGGTGGCGCTGCCGTGGTGACAAAGTGACACCGGCGGGGCACAGCGAGCCCGAGGCCAGGCGGGGGGTggccgtggtgtcacagaggcCGCGGGGGGTTCCAGGGTCACAACAGCCggggggggacagaggggacagcgatgggggaggggggaatggagcggggggagcgggggTACAGCCTGAAATACAGCTGGAAATACAGCCTGGAATACAGCCTGAAATACAACCTGAGAGTACAACTCATGGGTACAGCCTGAAAATACAGCCTGGAAAATACAGTCTGGAATACAGCCTGAAAATACACCTGAAAATACAGGCTGAAATACAGCCGGAAAATACAGCCTGAAATACAGCCCGAAAATACAACTCATGGGTACAGGCAGAAAATACAGCCTGAAATACAGCCTGAAATACAGCCTGAGATACAGCCTGAAATACagcctgaaatacagactgAAATACAGCCTGAAAATACAGCCTGAAATACAGCCCGAAAATACAACTCATGGGTACAGCCTGAAATACAGCCTGAGATACAGCCTGAAATACAGCCTGGAAATACAGCCTGAAAATACAGGCTGGAAATACAGCCTGGAAATACAGTCTGAGAATACAGCTCATGGGTACAGCCTGAAATACAGCCTGAAATACAGCCTGAGAATACAACTCATGGGTACAGCCAGAAAATACAGCCGAAAATACAGCCTGAAATACAGCCTGGAAATACAGCTCAATAATACAGCCTGAAATACAGCCTGAAATACagcctgaaatacagactgAGAATACAACCTGATAATACAGCCTGAAATAGAGGctgaaatacagctgaaaataCAGCCTGGAAATACAGCCTGATAATACAACTCATGGGTACAGCCTGAAATACAGCCTGGAAATACAGCCTGAAATACAGGCTGATAATACAACCTGAAATACAGCCTGGAAATACAGCCTGAAATACAGCCTGGAAATACAGCCTGAAATACAGCCTGAAATACAGCCTGATAATACACCCAAAAATACAGGCTGAAAGACAGCCGGAAAATACAGCCTGGAAATACAGCCTGAAATACAGTCTGATAATACAGCCTGAAATACAGCCTGAAATACAGCCTGGAAATAGAGTCTGAGAATACAACTCATGGGTACAGCCTGAAATACAGCCTGAAATACAGCCTGAAATACAGCCTGAAATACAGCCTGAAAATACAGACAGAGAATACAGCCTGAAATACAGGCAGAAAATACAACTCATGGGTACAGGCAGAAAATACAGCCTGAAATACAGCCTGAAATAGAGCCTGGAAATACAGCCTGAGATGCAGCCTGAAATACAGCCTGAAATACAGTCTGAAATACAGGCTGAAATACAGCCTGAAAATACAGCCTGATAGCACACCCAAAAATACAGCCTGAAAATACAGCCCAAAAATACAAcccaaaaatacaccccaaaaacacagccATGGGTACAGGCCATGgatacaccccaaaaacacaccccaaaaatacagcccatgggaacaccccaaaaatacccatgGGTACAGCCCAGCAGCCcatggacaccccaaaaatacaccccaaaaacacaacCCAAAAATACAGCCCTAAAATACAGCCCAtgggaacaccccaaaaatacaccccaaaaacacaccttaaaaatacaccccaaaaacacagcccatgggaacaccccaaaaatacccctcATGGGTACAGCCCATGGATATACATcccaaaaatacaccccaaaaacacaatCCGTGGGTACAgccccaaaatacaccccaaaaccactGCCCATGCATACAACCCAGGgatacaccccaaaaacacaccccaaaaatacaccccaaaaccacagccCATGGGTACAGCCCAGGGATACAGCCCAGCACCCCATGGatacaccccaaaaataccccatggatacaccccaaaataccccatggatacaccccaaaaataccccatggatacaccccaaaaatactCCATGGATACACCCCAAGATACCCCGTGGatacaccccaaaataccccatggatacaccccaaaataccccatggatacaccccaaaaataccccatggatacaccccaaaataccccatgGATACACCCCCTCCCCTggggtcacctctgtcccctggggtcacttttcattttggggtcacccccTCTCCTGAGGTCACCCCCTCCCTTGGGGTCACCTCTGTCCCTTGGAGTCACCTCTGTCCCTTGGGGTCACTTTtcattttggggtcacccccTCTCTTGGGGTCACCTCTGTCCCTTGGGGTCACCTCTGTCCCTTGGGGTCATCCCCTCCCTTGGGGTGACTTttcattttggggtcacctctgtcccctggtgtcaccccctcCCTTGGGGTCACCTCTGTCCCTTGGAGTCACCTCTGTCCCTTGGGGTCACTTTTCGTTTTGGGGTCACCGCCCCCTTGGGGTCACCCCTCCCTTggggtcacctctgtcccctgggGCCACTTTTCGTTTTGGGGTCACCCCCTCCCCTGGGGCCACTTTTCGTTTTGGGGTCACCCCCTCTCCTGAGGTCACCCCCTCCCCTGGGGTCACCTCTGTCCCTTGGGGTCACTGTTCGTTTTGGGGTCACCCCCTCCCCTGGGGTCACCCCTCTCCTTTGGGGTCACCTCTGTCCTTTGGGGTCACCTCTGTCCCTTGGGGTCACTTTtcattttggggtcacccccTCCCTTGGGGTCACCCCCTTCCCTGAGGTCACCTCTGTCCCTTGGGGTCATCCCCTCCCTTGGGGTGACTTTtcattttggggtcacccccTCTCCTGAGGTCACCCCCTCCCTTGGGGTCACCTCTGTCCCTTGGGGTCACTTTTCGTTTTGGGGTCACCCCCTCCCCTGGGGTCACTTTtcattttggggtcaccccTTCTCTGGGGTCACCCCCTCCCTTGGGGTCACTTttcattttggggtcacctcTGTCCCTTGGGGTCACCTCTGTCCCTTGGGGTCATCCCCTCCCTTGGGGTGACTTttcattttggggtcacctctgtcccctgggGTCACTTTTCTTTTTGGGGTCACCCCCTCCCTTGGGGTCACCTCTGTCCCTTggggtcacctctgtcccctgggGTCACTTTTCTTTTTGGGGTCACCCCCTCCCTTGGGGTCACCTCTGTCCCTTggggtcacctctgtcccctggggtcacctctgtcccttggggtcacttttcattttggggtcacccccTCCCTTGGGGTCACCTCTGTCCCTCGGGGTCACCCCCTCCCCTGGGGTCACTT includes the following:
- the LOC131574381 gene encoding outer dense fiber protein 3-like, which gives rise to MSHDSSVGPWRPHRSRVPVSVQFRTPGPKYRLPGGIGSEQRDPSSRRAPAYSFGRKLGRPEEPRSPGPQYLVPTGFTSRGRDRAPAFTMGRLPRERRVSSTPGLSAGSAAPPGQPHSPLAAQYHPELANRATLPSSPACVFIPRGRPDKPQETPGPASYELPPVMGPRLVTKRSAPQYSMAGRRRSLFDPRERGDVG